The genome window tcagccaaaaaggtgcctgacccctggtctagcctgATGATGGTGCCTGCATTCACCAGGCCTGGCCTGACTGAGCACACTAATACTTAGGCCGCAGATAGGAGGCAGCCCCATGCCTGGGCTGGAAATACAAGTATAGCAGGCTGTCTCCATAGCCTCCTGGGGCTGGATGCAGTAGCCCTTGGCTGGTCCTCCCGGACCCTGGCTGCCTGGTGAGATCCTGTATAGGGCAGGGCCGCCCTGGATGAGAGTCCTTTTGTTCAGAAGCCTCCCATCTGCCTGACTCCTTGGCCACACTGCAAAGCTGAGGGCTCATCCCGAGCAAGGGAACCCAGAAAGACGGGCCCTAAGGTGCCTTCTGGGAACACTGGCCTCCCCCACCACTGCTGCCTGCTGCCTGGCGCCCGCGAGGCCACCACAGCACTGGTGGCCTGCCCTGCATGGTGCATGCCCAGTGCCAGTGCTGCACAAAGATGTGGAGGgaccagggaggaggaagggaacagGGCAGTGGGCTCAGATTCCCCAACCCAGAAGGACCAATGGAATAAAATCAAACAAGCTTTAATAACAATATAGTTCtctcttttaaatattatgtCCCCAGGACAGGGTTCAGGGGCAGGCTCTTGGCAGGAAGAGTGGAAAGGAAATGTGGTACAAAATGGAATGGATTACCCAGGGCCTGCCCCCACCCTACCAGGGCCTTTGCCACAGGACACAGGGACCCAGGCTGCCcaaaagggagggggaggtgacAGCAGCTTCCTCTGGTCCAGTTATTACAGGAATCTAGAGTGCCCTTCCCTCCACAGCCCCCAAACTTCTCAGGATTATTTCTGCCCTTTGGCCCCCCAGTGCCTGGGCTCCACTGATCTGGGAGGGAGGGCCCTTCTGCCTAAAATGGACTGCAGCTAAGgcaggggggtgggtgggggagtgtCACTAGCTAGGCCCGGACTGCTCAGTAACTGCTCTGATGTCCCGTGAGAATGTAGAGATTGCTGTGAGCCCCAGGGTTGTCAGTGGGAATGCTCTCAAGGATGATGTctctggaggagagagaagcaaaggtAAGCAAGACAGGAAGACACTGGTCCATCCATCTGGCCTCCGGGGCAGCTGAAAGGGAGGCCAGGGCAACATGTCCTACCTGTGGGCCCCAAGTACTCGGAAGACCCTCGTCTCATCTGTGATCTCTTGGGTCACCtaggaagaaaagagacactGAGGCCACCCCAGCAGGTCCTCTCCTAAGAGGTAGGCGGAGACAAGTAGGCGGAGGGCAGCCAGGTTCCTGAGTCCCACTCACCTCGTTGGTGTCCAGGCTGCGGCCTTGCATTCCGTGGCTCCAGAAGGCCAGCACACTGTCCTGCAGACACACTAGAAGGGACCAGGCTGCTGTCAGCCCTGTGCCGGCCTGGAGGATGTCAGGTTTCCCAGCTAGGCCCCAGACACAGGTCAGGGCCACAGCGGTCCTCACAGTCCACAGGTGGCCAGGATGGCTCTTAAGAGAGGCTAGGGATCTGACTCCCAATCCTGCTGTCAGCCACAAGGCCCTGGCCCACagcacaggccccaggccccggaTGCTCCCACCCCCCTCTAGCCGGCCTCTGTCTGGCTCACTCACCTACAGTCTCAATGGGGAAGTCAAAGGTCAGCACGGGAGCCAGTGTAGTTGTTGGCTCGCCCAGCAGGTTGACAATCCGTACACAGCCTGCACAGGGAGAGGGCTGCTGGGTGAGGATGGACTGGCACCCTCTGCTTCCTGAAGCCTTAACCCCAGGGACACTCACGGTCAAAGCAGACGAGGACTGTGTCTCTGTCTACCTGGATCACCTGCTGGGCCGAGCCTGGGAGCCCCTCtgaaggcagagaagggagaCGTGAGCCACCAGCCCTGCTGTGGCCCCAGGGAGGACACGAGATATGTATGCTGCATTCAGCCCCTGGCCACAGTGCAGTTCATTCTCACAAGCCTGGCAGGGTCAGGATCTCCTTGCACAGCCAGGGAGCTGAGGCAGAGAGGCCCCAGGACCCTCCTGCAGGCTCACAGGGAGCAGCGATGAGCTCTGGGGCGCTGAGGGAGGGCAGGGGCTCTGGAGTCTGGGGGACCAGGCTTTGGGACTCAGGCACTGTGTGttggtttcttcatctacaaCACAGCATGATGATGCCAAGGCGGCAGGGCTGTCGTGAGGAGTAAGAATGAATCCTGTGCATCAGAACCCTGGttcagggcctggggcagagcaggATCTTGGTTCAGTGCACCTGTCTGCTCCTTTACCCACTGCCCCCACTCCGCTCCCATGAGCTCTCCAATCCCCAGAGCCCTGTTTCCTTGCTCAGACGGGCAGCCTCTGCAGCCCGCCTTGCCCAGTCTGGCTCAGCCCCTGCAGTATTGCTCAGCTTTTTCATAGGCGCCGAGCCCTTTGGTCTAATAAAATCTTACGGGAGGTTGGGAGCTCAAGGCCCCCAATGTTTCTgtggacacacacatacatggcAGTCCAGCCTCCTGCTTACCAGGTGGTATGAGGACATCAGGTGTCAGGCCAGCCTCCAGGGGCAGGACATGGAACAGGACACGGCAGTCAGGCCCCTCTGGGCCCTCAGCGCCCACACACACCTGTGGTAGCTCCTTCCCATCCAGGACCAGTGGCTCCAGCATCCCTGCTGGGCTGGGCAAGGGGCTGGAGAAGTTCTGGGGGCAGCAGGGGTGCTCAGGTCTTCGTTTCTTCCCCCACACCCCCTGCCGCCCACAGGAGGGCCCCCTTGGCCTCACCCTGCCAGCCCACACCTTCAGCAGCAGGAACTTCTGTAGTGGCTCGTACCACTGCAGCAGGAGCAGGCTGCTGGGCAGGGCGGCCAGCAGGAAGGTACTGCCTGTGTAGGGGTTCCGCACTGCAAGAGAGGCCGGCAGTGGGCACCGGGCTGGGCCTGCGCCAGCACCCCGCCATGGTCCCGTCCAGCCCAGCTCTTACCCACACGACACTGCAGGCAGCCTTTGGTGTCAGGAATCTTGGTGGACAGGGCAAAGCGCCTGTAGGGGTGACAACCAGGGCATTCATTGCAGGAGCCATGCATGGATGAGACCCCTGCAGGGCCCTAAGAGGTCAGTATTATCATCTCCGCCTCACAGGTAAgagacaggctcagagaggcaaagcAACTTGCTGTGTTAACACAGGTGTGAAGAGCATGGGATCTGAAGCTAGTCTTGCGGCTCCAGCACCCACTTCAGCAGCCTGGAGTCTCTGTCCAGTCCAAGGGTTTGGATCTCAGGATGACCTCTAACTGTGTGattctgggcaagtcacttaacctctccatgcctcaatttcctcatcagtaGAATGGGCCACCCACCTTGTGGAGTCGCAGTAAGGATTAAATTAATTACTACAGCGGGAGCCTGGCACATCACAAGAGCATGGCAGCAGGGAAGGCGGGGTGCCCGGCGCTGAGGCAGGCTGCAGCTCCACTAAGCAGCAGAGTGCTCACAGCCCATCCCTGCCCCACATGGCCTGTGTCAGGGATGGGCAAACAGGCCCAGAGATTAAGACTTGCAGGAAagcctgactagatggtggcacagtggatagagcatcaacctggaacgctgaggactcaggttcaaaaccccgaagtctctggcttgagcacagggctgtcggcttgagcgtgggatagtagacatgaccccatggtcgctgacttgagcccaaaggtcactggcttgagcacaaggtcgctggcttgagcaagggggtcactggcttagctggagcccccgggtcaaggtacatatgagaaagcaatcaatgaacaaatgaaagtgccacaactatgagttgatgcttctcatctctctcccttcctgtgtctgtctctatcttgcttaaaaaaaaaaaaaaaaaaaagacttgcagGAAAAGGCAAATAGCCTGCCCCCAGCCGTGTCAGATGAGCCTACAGCTATGTGCAGCCAATGGCTGGCTCACCTTGGTGCCTGGCAAGTAGGGTCCTTGCCGTGATTACTGGTTGTCCCCCAAACTCCCAGGGGActttctgagcctgtttcttcCACTGGGACACAGCTACATGTCAGCAGTCCTGCGTCCTCCTCCCAGTAACACAAGTCCTCTGCCAGGGTGTGAGGCCTGCCGAGGAAGCCaacacctgcctgcctgcctatctgtctgtctttctctctgcgcCCTGTCCtcgctcttctctctccccttgcttctcccactctctctctaaactgGCCTTCAAcagattttgtatttattttatttttttctccaaacaaTTCtgattccggccctggccagttggctcagtggtagagcgtcggcttggcatgcagaagtcccgggttcgattcccggccagggcacacaggagaagcgcccatctgcttctccaccctaccccctctccttcctctctgtctctctcttcccctcccgcagcgaggctccattggagcaaagatggcccgggcactggggatggctccttggcctctgccccaggcgctggagtggctctggtcacaacagagcgatgccccggaggggcagagcatcgccccctggtgggcagagcgttgccccccctggtgggtgtgccaggtggatcccggtcgggtgcatgcgggagtctgtctgactgtctctccccgtttccagcttcagaaaaataccaaaaaaaaaaccaacaaaaaaacccccaattcTGATTCTCTGTTCTTTACATTTGAAGTGGACACTGTGACTGCATGATTTTCCAAACACACACCCAAAAGCTGCCTGTGACCCGTTGGGACTCTGATGGGCCCATTTCCTGTCATCTTGGGCCAAAGCATAGACTAGCTTAGGACTGAGCTCAGGAACCCAAGGTCGGGGGTCACAGATCTGGTCCTCAAGTGAGCACACTGTGGGAAGAGCATCTCACCAGCCGGTACGGCCACTGGCCTGGACCCCTGCCCAGCCCACGGGCTTCTATCACCCACCTGGTCATAACAACATCCAAGCCCACATTCCAGCCACCCCCCTCAGGACTCCGCCTCACCCAGACAACAGCAGAGAAAGGTCCCACTTGTGTATCGCAAACTCAATACCACGACACTGAGTTCTCCACCCACAGCTGATGACAGCTCCATCCTTCCCGCGGCCGaggccagagaccttggagtcatccttgactcctctttctcttccatccACCAACTGTCAGGAAATCCTGTTGGTTCAGCTTTCAAAATAAAACCGGACTTCGGCCATATTTTACTTCCTTCACTGCTACCCTGTTCCAAGCCACCATCACTGCTCATCTGATTCTTTCAACAGCCTCCTGACAGGCCTCCTGCTTCCACCCTCACCCTGTCTAGCTTGTTCTCAACACAGAGCCAGAGTGCTCCCATAAAAGCCTCGGTCCCCGCTTGTCTCCCGCAGGGGCCCTCAGGCTGCTCCACATCAACGCAGAAGGCCACATGGTGGCCAATGGGCCCTCCCGCCTCCTCCTTCACATCATCTGCTGACCCACCCCAGCCTCCTCACAGAACCTCTAACAGGCTGGGCCTGCTCTTGCCACGGGGCCTTTACACTGATGTCCCCTCCCCCTGGGGTGGCCCTCCCCCAGACAGCCATGAGGTTTGCTCCATCACCTCCTCCAAGTCTGTGCCCAAACATCAGTCTCGGTGAGGTCCGTCCCGACCACCCTTTCTGTTTGAAACCACAATCCACGCCGCACGCCCCGGCCCGCCTGCGCCTGCTCTCCACCCAGCACTTCCCCTCCATGCGTCACCACAGACAGACTCCTTTTCCAtgctgactctctgtctctctcaacgAGCAAGTCCGGAGTACACATGGGTCCCTTAGTTCATGGGTGGGTTCCACGCCCCTAGCCCACTGCTGGAGCAGATgaagctctgaatgactgagggACTCTCTACCTCGGATGTCCCCTGGGCACCCCACAAAGCACGTGACACAAGCTGCTCCTCTGGAGGCCTCCCAGCCCCTGCCTTCCCTCACACTCTTTCTGACCCATCCCCAAATCCTGTCAACCCACTTCCTCAGTATTGCTGGGGTCTCTCCTGTTCCCACTGTCCTGGGACGCTGTCCCTTATCCCCATTGTCTTGGGGCCAACTATGCTGGCCTCCTCCCCAGGTACCCTCAGCCTCGCTGCAATTCATTCTCCTTCCCACTGTCACCGGAGCCTGCCAGCACACGCCCTGTCTTCATCAGCCTAGCcggccccctctccccacccacgcACCGGGGGTGCATGCGAGCTAGGcctgccccacctccccaccccgctCCTCATCCCTGGCCCGGTGACTGACTCAGGGCTGAGCACGGACCTAAGCTAGGCTAATAAAAACTGGCTCCcaaatcagagacagagagagagacagagacagagagagaattggCCCTCAGACATTTGTGGGAATTACTTGGAAATAGAGGTTCTGGTCCCACAAGGACCAGTGAATGTTGAGCTGGGCCTGTGGGCACTCAGCAGCTGACCGCCACGCCTATGTGACAATGAAGGTGACAAAAGGAAAACCGAGCCATGAGCTGCAAAAAGATTCCCGATGCCATTCACGCCTGGATCCAGCTGGGCCTGAAGCTAACCCTACTCCTGGACTTTCAGCTACATGAGCTATTCAATTCCCTTCTGTCCCTAAGCCAGGGAGTCGAATCACTGGCAACAGGAAGAATCCAGATGGCCACACAGAAGGGTCCTTCTAAAATGCTCGCAGTGCTGCTGCCAGTTCAATGTAGCCCAGATCCTGGGCCCCAGAAGCTGCGCCTTGCTAGCTGAGCAGCTCTCTCTCTGGCCATGCCGCCCTCCTGGCCCAGGCCAAACCCCTTTTACCCCCATCACCGAACTGCATTCACACCTGCTTTCCTTCTGCTAGGAAGGCTGTTCCTAACTCCTCTGCCTGGAAGACCCCTATGCAAACTCCATGAGTTTACCCACTCTCTCGGaggcctccccgcccctcccagcAATCCCTCCAGCCCAGCTCAGCGCCAGCTGCTGCCTGTCAAAGACTGACCATTTGATTCGCcatctccaagcccagcacacagCGGATACCAaaggctcagtaaatgtttgcccCACATCCTAAGAACAATTTGCAGAGCACTTTCACATCCACTGCCGCCTTCTTGCTTCCCAAcaggcctgggggcagggggaggggaggccctAACGGCATTGACAGGTGAGCCTCAGACTGCAACACGTCTAAGATTTACTGTCCCAGTGACCAGCAAGGCCAGAGTCCAACTGCGGTTCTGCccttctgcctcccccctgcccccctttcCCCTGCACATCCAGCTCCCCCAGGGTCCCCAACCTGGGGACGATGCGCTGCGTGAGGCGGTTGGTGGGGATGGAGAGGGGCACTTGCTGCTGTAGCCGCCGCTGCTCAAACAGGCCTGGGAGGTCATGCGCCCAGATGTGCGTGGATTTCCCTgccaaggagggagagagggggctcAGAGAGCGCTGGAGGGCAGGATGGGgccctgcctgccccaccccctgACTGCTCCAATAGGTACCTGAGAGTGACAGCAGCACGTTGTTCACGCAGTAGAGCCAGGCACAGCGGGGTGAAATCAGCTGCAgaccacagagggacagagggacaggcggtcagcccccagcccccaaggccctctgccctccccagccAGCCGGGCTCACCTTCTCCAGTGTATCCTCATGCAGTTCATGCAGGTTGAGGGTGTAGATGCCTTCCTCGGCCCCCACCACCAGGAACTGATCTGCGGATTTGGGCATGGGGTCAGAGGTCAGTCACGCATCCTGGCCCAAGCTGGAGATTCCCAGGCTCCCGCTTCCtccttgctccccccccccccgccccgcctaCCCCGGGTGACAGGATGAATCCATGTGACAGCAGCGTGGATCCGCAGGGGGCAGCCGTTGAAGACCTTAGAGAAGCAGGCACCCATCTGGGGGAGGCAGGAGGTTGGTAAGGAGGCACAGAAGCAGCAGGCAGCGGGTTGCCAGGTGGCGGGGCACACACTTACATGCACTTTGGGGGTCGGGGGGAGCCCATGGCAACACGATCTCTGCAAGGGAAGGGAGGAGTCAGGGCCGATGTGGAAACCCGGCCTTCCATTTCCCCAGTCCCTCTGCAGCACCCCTCACCTCAGGATCCTCCTGGTGCTTCATGGTGGCCCAGGCGGTGGGGAGAAGCGGGGGGCTGTCAGGGCCTGAGAGAGGCTGCGGTGGGGTTCCTGCAGGCACAAACCCAGTGTCAATTCCAGCCCAACCCCTACCCTGAGCCTACCTCCTGGTCCCAAGCCTGGGACTCACCTGGGGGGCTGGATAGAGAGTCCTCAGCTGCAGGATCCTGGGGGGATGGCCCCAAGAATGGGGCCCGCTTGATGGTTCCCATGGCATCGTCTGCAGAGTCCAGCTCCTGGCAGGAGGGTCGGGGGCTCAGCCCAGCTGTGAGCAGGTCACCCCGCTCCCTGGTCCCAGCCCAGCTGTGAGCAGGTCACCCCGCTCCCTGGTCCCAGCCCAGCTGTGAGCAGGTCACCCCACAGCCTGGTCCCAGCCCACTCGCACCCTCCAGCACCCTCCCCCACTCGCGGCTCGTGCTTCCCTCCAGTCCACACCTGGAGTTCCAGGGCTGGTCGGATGGTCAGGCTCCTATGGTGGGCAAGTCAGAGGGAAACGAGGCATGAGCTGTGAGCGCCCCAGCCCCGCTGTCCCGCGCCTCCTCCAGGCCAAGCCCTCACCTTTCCTCCAGGGCCTCCTGGACCGACTGCAGCAGGCTCCTGGGCAGGACGGGGCAGGGGTCGGAGCTCAGCCTTCACCGcgccccccagccctcccctgtggcctccctctccctcactcacCCACTCAGCTCCTTTCCCAGCAGCGTCCACTCTTCTTCCCACTGTAGGGAGACCGAGTCAGaaagatggggagagacagacagagacagaaacaccatGTGAGAGAGTGTACAagaggctgcaggagagaaagacagacagatgggaagtgAGACAGTAACCGGCAAgcgacttgagagagagaggaagacgaCGAGGCAAAAATTGTGAgagagactgaccaggcagtggcacagtggatagagcgtcggactgggatgtggaagacccaggttcgagaccccaaggtcaccagcttgagcgcgggctcatctggtttgagcaaagctcaccagcttgaacccaaggtcgctggctccagcaaggggttactcggtctgctgaaggcccgcggtcaaggcacatatgagaaagcaatcaatgaacaactaaggtgttgcaacgcgcaatgaaaaactaatgattgagaaacctaaaaataaaactttctccaccaaaaaaaagaaaaaaaagagaaaaactaatgattgatgcttcttatctctctccgttcctgtctgtctgtccctgtctatccctctctctgactcactctctgtctctgtaaaaaaaaaaaaaaaaaaaattgtgagagaGACACGGCAGAGGAGatgagagagcgagagagcaaGGCTGAGAGAGACCGAGACTGTGGGGTGACAGAGGCTGACAATGAGAGACGGTGAGACAGCCAGTGACGCAGAGATCGAGGCAGAGAGAAATGTGCTgcacggggtggggtggggctcggGTCTGTGACAGGCCCACTTTTTAGAAAGGTGTCGTTACCCTGCCACCTTCCAGATGGACTTGGCCCAGGAAGGAGCCCCCAGCCTTCCCGGCCCTGGGTGGGGACAAGCCTGCTTGGACACCTTTCCCAGGCTCAGAGGCCAGTGCTTCAAAGACCCTGATTTGAGATGCTTGACCCTAGCCCACCCCCGCACACCGCCCTTCCCATGCAGCCAGTCCCCTCACCGGCTCGTTTAGGGGGTCCGTTTCCTTCCTGCGTGGGGCACCAAATTTCACCTGGTGAACTGGGGGCCCAGTGTACAGAGGTTAGGAGGGATGAAGACTCAGGACTCATCCTCACTCACACCAGATCCATACACACAgtccccaaaataaaaccacacaccAATCACAGCCCCGCACCAAACCCATACACTCAGCCTCCCACCAaatccacacatgcacacaccctgCACCGACTCACACTGGATCTCTGAGGGGGTCCTCTCGGCCTGGCCATGCTGACCCCGGGAGTGAATGGTATCTGGAAACATGTCATAAGTCTAAGAAAGAACACAAACAATGGACAGACACTCAGCGCGCACCTCATGCCACATCCACTGCGTTTTACACAAGTCGACGTGTTTTGTTTTCACAACCCTGAGATTATTGTGAGATTAAATGGCACcctcatttcacaaatgagaaaagcAGCATACA of Saccopteryx bilineata isolate mSacBil1 chromosome 1, mSacBil1_pri_phased_curated, whole genome shotgun sequence contains these proteins:
- the MAP4K2 gene encoding mitogen-activated protein kinase kinase kinase kinase 2 isoform X2, translating into MALLRDVSLQDPRDRFELLQRVGAGTYGDVYKARDTVTSELAAVKIVKLDPGDDISSLQQEITILRECHHPNVVAYIGSYLRNDRLWICMEFCGGGSLQEIYHATGPLEELQIAYVCREALKGLYHLHSQGKIHRDIKGANLLLTLQGDVKLADFGVSGELTASVAKRRSFIGTPYWMAPEVAAVERKGGYNELCDIWALGITAIELGELQPPLFHLHPMRALMLMSKSSFQPPKLRDKTRWTQNFHHFLKLALTKNPKKRPTAEKLLQHPFTMQQLPRALLTQLLDKASDPHLGTLSPDDCDLETYDMFPDTIHSRGQHGQAERTPSEIQFHQVKFGAPRRKETDPLNEPWEEEWTLLGKELSGSLLQSVQEALEERSLTIRPALELQELDSADDAMGTIKRAPFLGPSPQDPAAEDSLSSPPGTPPQPLSGPDSPPLLPTAWATMKHQEDPERSCCHGLPPTPKVHMGACFSKVFNGCPLRIHAAVTWIHPVTRDQFLVVGAEEGIYTLNLHELHEDTLEKLISPRCAWLYCVNNVLLSLSGKSTHIWAHDLPGLFEQRRLQQQVPLSIPTNRLTQRIVPRRFALSTKIPDTKGCLQCRVVRNPYTGSTFLLAALPSSLLLLQWYEPLQKFLLLKNFSSPLPSPAGMLEPLVLDGKELPQVCVGAEGPEGPDCRVLFHVLPLEAGLTPDVLIPPEGLPGSAQQVIQVDRDTVLVCFDRCVRIVNLLGEPTTTLAPVLTFDFPIETVVCLQDSVLAFWSHGMQGRSLDTNEVTQEITDETRVFRVLGAHRDIILESIPTDNPGAHSNLYILTGHQSSY
- the MAP4K2 gene encoding mitogen-activated protein kinase kinase kinase kinase 2 isoform X4; amino-acid sequence: MALLRDVSLQDPRDRFELLQRVGAGTYGDVYKARDTVTSELAAVKIVKLDPGDDISSLQQEITILRECHHPNVVAYIGSYLRNDRLWICMEFCGGGSLQEIYHATGPLEELQIAYVCREALKGLYHLHSQGKIHRDIKGANLLLTLQGDVKLADFGVSGELTASVAKRRSFIGTPYWMAPEVAAVERKGGYNELCDIWALGITAIELGELQPPLFHLHPMRALMLMSKSSFQPPKLRDKTRWTQNFHHFLKLALTKNPKKRPTAEKLLQHPFTMQQLPRALLTQLLDKASDPHLGTLSPDDCDLETYDMFPDTIHSRGQHGQAERTPSEIQFHQVKFGAPRRKETDPLNEPWEEEWTLLGKELSGSLLQSVQEALEERSLTIRPALELQELDSADDAMGTIKRAPFLGPSPQDPAAEDSLSSPPGTPPQPLSGPDSPPLLPTAWATMKHQEDPERSCCHGLPPTPKVHMGACFSKVFNGCPLRIHAAVTWIHPVTRDQFLVVGAEEGIYTLNLHELHEDTLEKLISPRCAWLYCVNNVLLSLSGKSTHIWAHDLPGLFEQRRLQQQVPLSIPTNRLTQRIVPRRFALSTKIPDTKGCLQCRVVRNPYTGSTFLLAALPSSLLLLQWYEPLQKFLLLKVWAGRNFSSPLPSPAGMLEPLVLDGKELPQVCVGAEGPEGPDCRVLFHVLPLEAGLTPDVLIPPALPPWHHHAVL
- the MAP4K2 gene encoding mitogen-activated protein kinase kinase kinase kinase 2 isoform X1, with translation MALLRDVSLQDPRDRFELLQRVGAGTYGDVYKARDTVTSELAAVKIVKLDPGDDISSLQQEITILRECHHPNVVAYIGSYLRNDRLWICMEFCGGGSLQEIYHATGPLEELQIAYVCREALKGLYHLHSQGKIHRDIKGANLLLTLQGDVKLADFGVSGELTASVAKRRSFIGTPYWMAPEVAAVERKGGYNELCDIWALGITAIELGELQPPLFHLHPMRALMLMSKSSFQPPKLRDKTRWTQNFHHFLKLALTKNPKKRPTAEKLLQHPFTMQQLPRALLTQLLDKASDPHLGTLSPDDCDLETYDMFPDTIHSRGQHGQAERTPSEIQFHQVKFGAPRRKETDPLNEPWEEEWTLLGKELSGSLLQSVQEALEERSLTIRPALELQELDSADDAMGTIKRAPFLGPSPQDPAAEDSLSSPPGTPPQPLSGPDSPPLLPTAWATMKHQEDPERSCCHGLPPTPKVHMGACFSKVFNGCPLRIHAAVTWIHPVTRDQFLVVGAEEGIYTLNLHELHEDTLEKLISPRCAWLYCVNNVLLSLSGKSTHIWAHDLPGLFEQRRLQQQVPLSIPTNRLTQRIVPRRFALSTKIPDTKGCLQCRVVRNPYTGSTFLLAALPSSLLLLQWYEPLQKFLLLKVWAGRNFSSPLPSPAGMLEPLVLDGKELPQVCVGAEGPEGPDCRVLFHVLPLEAGLTPDVLIPPEGLPGSAQQVIQVDRDTVLVCFDRCVRIVNLLGEPTTTLAPVLTFDFPIETVVCLQDSVLAFWSHGMQGRSLDTNEVTQEITDETRVFRVLGAHRDIILESIPTDNPGAHSNLYILTGHQSSY
- the MAP4K2 gene encoding mitogen-activated protein kinase kinase kinase kinase 2 isoform X3, which codes for MALLRDVSLQDPRDRFELLQRVGAGTYGDVYKARDTVTSELAAVKIVKLDPGDDISSLQQEITILRECHHPNVVAYIGSYLRNDRLWICMEFCGGGSLQEIYHATGPLEELQIAYVCREALKGLYHLHSQGKIHRDIKGANLLLTLQGDVKLADFGVSGELTASVAKRRMAPEVAAVERKGGYNELCDIWALGITAIELGELQPPLFHLHPMRALMLMSKSSFQPPKLRDKTRWTQNFHHFLKLALTKNPKKRPTAEKLLQHPFTMQQLPRALLTQLLDKASDPHLGTLSPDDCDLETYDMFPDTIHSRGQHGQAERTPSEIQFHQVKFGAPRRKETDPLNEPWEEEWTLLGKELSGSLLQSVQEALEERSLTIRPALELQELDSADDAMGTIKRAPFLGPSPQDPAAEDSLSSPPGTPPQPLSGPDSPPLLPTAWATMKHQEDPERSCCHGLPPTPKVHMGACFSKVFNGCPLRIHAAVTWIHPVTRDQFLVVGAEEGIYTLNLHELHEDTLEKLISPRCAWLYCVNNVLLSLSGKSTHIWAHDLPGLFEQRRLQQQVPLSIPTNRLTQRIVPRRFALSTKIPDTKGCLQCRVVRNPYTGSTFLLAALPSSLLLLQWYEPLQKFLLLKVWAGRNFSSPLPSPAGMLEPLVLDGKELPQVCVGAEGPEGPDCRVLFHVLPLEAGLTPDVLIPPEGLPGSAQQVIQVDRDTVLVCFDRCVRIVNLLGEPTTTLAPVLTFDFPIETVVCLQDSVLAFWSHGMQGRSLDTNEVTQEITDETRVFRVLGAHRDIILESIPTDNPGAHSNLYILTGHQSSY